The DNA segment GGTCGATCACCTGATCGTGCTGCGTTTCGGGCTGCTGGTGGTGGAAAGCAAGAGCGTGGCCGGACAGCTCAGCGTGAACGAGCAGGGTGAGTGGACCCGCTGGTGGAACCGCCAGGGCCGGGGCATGCCGTCGCCGGTCCTTCAGGCCCGCAGACAGCTTGATCTGCTGTGCGCCCTGCTGAATGATCACACTGCCGAATTGCTGGACCGGGGGCTGTTCGGCCTGAAGCAGCGCACCTTTACCCCCATGCGCCGGGACGTGCTGGTGGCGATCTCGGACGGTGGGCGGATTACCCGCAAAACGGAAGTGCCGGAAGTGGTTAAGGCCGATCAGGTCCCTGAACGGGTGCAGCAGATCATCAGGGAGATGCAGGGCCGTCTGACCGCCTTTACCTTCAGTGACGCCGAGATGACCCGCATCTGCGCCTTTCTGCGAAATCGGCACGTCGCGGGTAGCGAGGCTCAGCCAGACCTCGCGTCTGCTCCCTGCCCCGTTCAAGCTCCAGCGTCCGCAGCACATACCCCAGTATCCAGAGGACTGACTGGCGTGGTCTCCCCTCCCCACAGCCTGCCAGTGGCCGCGCCTGCCCTGCCCGAACCGGCCCAGATTGGATCAGCACAGATTCCCCACTGCCGCCAGTGCCAGTCCAGCAAATTATCCATCCAGTACGGCAAATACGGCTATTACTTCAAATGCGCTGCGTGCGAGGGCAACACCCCGGCCAAACCCGTCTGCCCCACCTGCCAGCAGCCCGCCCGCCTGAGCAAGAGCGGTCCGCAGTTCACGGCGGCGTGTGCGGGCGGGCACCAGTGGCGCTACTGGACGAACGGCTGATTACCCTTCTTTCAGGGACGCGGGACGCTCCGGCTGCGCGGCGCTGCGGGCCGCCTGCCTACGCCGCACGAACCACACGGCGGCGGCGATCAGCAGCGCTGCCAGGATGGTCTTGGAGGCCGGGGCCATGTACTCGCCCACCTTCTCGTAATGGTCTCCCAGCAGGTAGCCCGCGCCGGTCAGCAGGGCGGCCCACAGCGCCGAGCCGATAGCGCTGTACAGCACAAAAGTGGGCAGCGCCATACCGCTCATGCCTGCCGGGAGGTTCAGCAGGCTGCGGATGCCGGGGACCATGCGCCCGAACAGCACTGCTTTCGGGCCGTGTCTGTCGAACCACTCGTCGGCCTTGCGAATGTCCCTGCCACGCAGGCCCAGCCATCTGCCGTGCCTGTCGGCCCAGGCCACCAGCCGTTCCTCACTGAAGACCCGCCCGATGTAGTACAGCGGCAGGGTACCCAGAACGCTGCCCAGCGTTCCCGCTAGCACCACACCCAGGAAACTGAGGTCACCGCGCGAGGCCGCGAAACCCGCCGAGGGCAGGATCAGCTCGCTGGGAATCGGCGGAAACACGTTCTCCAGCACCATCAACAGCACGATGCCCAGGTAACCCAGGCTGTCCATCAGATTCTGAATCCACTCCACCATCTGCCCGGCAGACTAACGGCAGAGGATCAGTGGCGCGTCAGCCGAAAGTCGGGGATCAGTGCTGACCCGCATACGGCTGACCCTCAGATGTGGGCGGGCAGCTTTTCCAGGTACTTGAAAGGCAGGCTCAGCGCGCTCTCGCCCTGCCGGAAGGCGGCCAGATAGCCGCTGACGGTACCGCCCGAGCGTTCGACGATGCGGGCCAGCGTCTGGGCGGTGCCGCCGCTGGAAATCACGTCCTGCACGATGGCCACTTTCTTGCCCTTCAGGCGGGCGGCGTGCGGACTGTCCAGCCAGAAGGTCTCGGCCACGCCCAGGGTCATGCTGGGGGCGTCCTGAATGATCGGGTCCTGCATATAGGGGCGGCGCTTTTTTCGCACGCATTCATAGGGCAGGCCGCTCAGGTGGCTCAGCTCGTGGGCCAGCGGCAGCGCGTTGGTCACCACGGTGAGCAGCACCTCGGTGCCGGGCGGGATCATGACCACCATTTCCTCGGCCACCGCCTTGGTAAATTCGCTGTCGCCGATAAATTCCACCAGTGGCACGCGGCCCATGCCGCCCGCCCGCGCGCTGGGCAGGGTGCGCGTCACACCGCCGATCTTCACCGTCACTTCCTGTCTGGCCTGGGTCATGGCCCCAGCTTAGCCCGTCAGCCCCGGCTGGTCACTCGGACGGAAACAGCGGCAGGTGGCCCAGCGCCGTGACCTCTGGGCGCTCCTCGCCCTCGGTAAAGACGGCCAGCACGGCGGCCACCTCGCCGCCCACCTCATCGATGATCTGGCGCAGCGAGTGCAGCGTGCCGCCGCTGGACACCACGTCGTCCACGATGGCCACCTTGCGGCCCCGGATCTTGGGCACGTCGAAGCCGTCCAGCACCAGCAACTGCGGAATGCCGGTGGTGATGCTGACCACCTCGCGCGCCACCGGGTCCACCATGTACGGCTTCTGGGTCTTGCGGATCACGATGTACGGCTTGCCCGTCTCGCGGCTGATGACATGCGCCAACGACAGCGCCTTGACCTCCGGCGTGACCAGCACGTCAATGTCTGCGGGCAGCAGCTTGGCCAGTTCGATTCCGGCAGCCTCGGTGACCTCGGTATCGCCCAGCATGTTGAACAGCGCCACATGGACGCCGGGAGCGACCTCTACGATGGGCAGTTCACGGGTCACGTCCCCGACCTGTACGGTGTGCGTCTTCACGGGACCGAGTGTAATGCCCGCAGGCCCCCGCAGGTCCAGACGCCACAACTCTGGACGAGCGGCACCGTCGCCACCAAAAGAACACCCGTGCCGCAGAGAGAGGCAGATGGCTCAGCCGAAAGCGGCAATGCTGGGCTAGAAGGTGGCTTGGCCGGATGCAACATTCACCAGACACGCCGATGGTCCTGATCCAGGAGGGCCTGCCACGAGGCGTCCTTCTGATCCTGGCAGCACTCACCTTCGTGGTCATGCCCACCACCCGACTGGAGCAGGACCGCGCCCCGTCTAGTTCACCCGGCACCAGTTGACTTGTTTTGTCATCAATAAAAGCTTACCTTTTTGATCAATGATTACCTCGTCCCCCACCCGCGTCCCAGTCACGCCTGCCCAGACGGACCTGAGTGCGCTGAAATTCAACCAGTACAGCGTGATCGGTGTGACGCTGCTGGCCCTGATTTCCGGCCTGAGCGTGCTGACGCTGCTGCTGGGTGCGGCCATGTTGCTGGGGGCCGTGTACCCAGACCTCTCGCCGCTGCGGGCGGCCTACCGAATGTTCGGGCAGCGGCTGGGACTGCGGCCCGAAGTCGTCGAGGAAGACCCCCGCGCCCATCACTTCGCGCAGGGCGTGGGCGGCGTGTTTCTGCTGGCCTCCAGCCTGAGTGGGCTGGCCGGACTGCCGCTGCTGGGCCTGGGCCTGGGCCTGATGGTCATTGCCCTGGCGAGCCTGAACCTGAGCCAGAAGATCTGTGTGGGTTGCCTGATGTACTTCCAGTACCGCCGCCTGCGCTACACCGTCCTGAGCCGCTAAAACCCTTCAAGTCTCCAGCTTTTCTCAGCCCGGATTTCGCCCGGACTTCACCGCCGAAGTCCGTCCCTGTCGTCGTGCCCAGTTCACCCTCTCCCCCACTGCCGAGGTCTCCCCATGTCCGACATCGAAACCCTGAAAAAAGAGCTGCCGCCCTTCCAGATCTTTGACCTGATCCCGCAGTACGCCGCCGCCGGAGCGATTGACCCGGAGAAAATCGACCTGCTGAAGTGGGCCGGGGTCTACCCGCAGCGCCCCATTGAGGACGGCTTTCTGATGATGCGCGTCAAGGTGCCCACCGCTGAGCTGAGCAGTGACGCCTTAAGGGTGGTGGCGGGCATTGCCGAGGACTACGGGCGCGGGCTGCTGGACGTGACAGACCGTCAGGCGTTCCAGTTTCACTGGCTCAGGATTCAGGACATTCCGGCGATTCTGGACCGGCTGGACACCGTGGGCCTGCACACGCGCGGGGCCTGCGGCGACACCGTGCGCGCCGTGATCGCCTCGCCGTTGGCCGGACTGGACGCCCGCGAGCGAATTGACGTGCGCCCGATTGCTCTGGCAATGGAGGGTAGCCTGAGCGGAAATGTTGACTTTGAAGACCTGCCCCGCAAATTCAAGATCAGCCTGACCGCCACTCCCGAGCTGGAAGGCATTCACCTGATCAACGACATCGGTTTCCTGGCCCACACGGTGGAGGACGAGGTTGGATTTGACGTGTGGGTGGGCGGCGGCCTGGGTGCGGTGGCCCACCTTTCAAAACGTCTGGGTGTGTTCATCCGCCCCGATGAAGTGGTGGAGGTGGGCCGCGCAATTGCCGGAGCCT comes from the Deinococcus sp. AJ005 genome and includes:
- a CDS encoding nuclease-related domain-containing protein produces the protein MIIKELEMKTHTDLLRRAGYEAERQMAHYLKRAFGEDPYKFVLNNLRVERGGEVAQVDHLIVLRFGLLVVESKSVAGQLSVNEQGEWTRWWNRQGRGMPSPVLQARRQLDLLCALLNDHTAELLDRGLFGLKQRTFTPMRRDVLVAISDGGRITRKTEVPEVVKADQVPERVQQIIREMQGRLTAFTFSDAEMTRICAFLRNRHVAGSEAQPDLASAPCPVQAPASAAHTPVSRGLTGVVSPPHSLPVAAPALPEPAQIGSAQIPHCRQCQSSKLSIQYGKYGYYFKCAACEGNTPAKPVCPTCQQPARLSKSGPQFTAACAGGHQWRYWTNG
- a CDS encoding DedA family protein, coding for MVEWIQNLMDSLGYLGIVLLMVLENVFPPIPSELILPSAGFAASRGDLSFLGVVLAGTLGSVLGTLPLYYIGRVFSEERLVAWADRHGRWLGLRGRDIRKADEWFDRHGPKAVLFGRMVPGIRSLLNLPAGMSGMALPTFVLYSAIGSALWAALLTGAGYLLGDHYEKVGEYMAPASKTILAALLIAAAVWFVRRRQAARSAAQPERPASLKEG
- a CDS encoding adenine phosphoribosyltransferase → MTQARQEVTVKIGGVTRTLPSARAGGMGRVPLVEFIGDSEFTKAVAEEMVVMIPPGTEVLLTVVTNALPLAHELSHLSGLPYECVRKKRRPYMQDPIIQDAPSMTLGVAETFWLDSPHAARLKGKKVAIVQDVISSGGTAQTLARIVERSGGTVSGYLAAFRQGESALSLPFKYLEKLPAHI
- a CDS encoding phosphoribosyltransferase family protein — protein: MKTHTVQVGDVTRELPIVEVAPGVHVALFNMLGDTEVTEAAGIELAKLLPADIDVLVTPEVKALSLAHVISRETGKPYIVIRKTQKPYMVDPVAREVVSITTGIPQLLVLDGFDVPKIRGRKVAIVDDVVSSGGTLHSLRQIIDEVGGEVAAVLAVFTEGEERPEVTALGHLPLFPSE
- a CDS encoding DUF4395 domain-containing protein, which gives rise to MITSSPTRVPVTPAQTDLSALKFNQYSVIGVTLLALISGLSVLTLLLGAAMLLGAVYPDLSPLRAAYRMFGQRLGLRPEVVEEDPRAHHFAQGVGGVFLLASSLSGLAGLPLLGLGLGLMVIALASLNLSQKICVGCLMYFQYRRLRYTVLSR